The Streptomyces rimosus genomic interval ACACGATGCGGCGGCACGTCTACGCCATCTGGCGCGCCGACGCCGACCGCCGGCCGTCCATCCGCGCCGCGGTCACCGCGTTGCAAGAGGCCGGGAAGGAGGTCGAGGGCCGCTGAAAAACCCGGGGTCGGGCGCCGGGCCGATGGCACAATGACGCGCATGGGCGAGCGGATCATCGAGGTAGTCCCGTACGACCCGGCCTGGCCCGCGCAGGCGGCCGAGGCGATCATGGACGTACGCGGAGCACTGGCCGGGGCCATCACGGAGATCGAGCACATCGGCTCGACCGCCGTCCCCGGACTGGCCGCCAAGCCCATCATCGACCTGATGGCCGCGGCCGGGCAGTTCGCCGCCGTCGAGGCCCGCGAAGAAGCCCTGTCCCGGCTCGGCTACCGGCGCGACCACAACGGCATGGCCAACCGCCTCCTGTACGTGCGCGGCGACGACCGCCGCCGGACCCACCACCTGCACGTGGTCACCCTGGAGAGCTGGCCCTCCCGCAACCAGCGCATCCTCCGCGACCACCTGCGCAAGTACCCGGCGGACGCCGCGCGTTACGCCCGGCTCAAACAGTCCCTCGCCGCCACCGGCGCCTCGTCCGACACCTACACCGAGGCCAAGACCGAACTGATCCAGGAACTGACCGACCGCGCCCGCGCGGAGCGGGGGCTGCCTGCAGCCCCGGTCTGGGAGTAGGGGAAGGCGCAGACGTAGCGGCTTCAGGGCGTCAGGTCGGCTTGCAGCAAGCGCGGCGACGTGCCGAATCCATGGCGCGCGCACGCCCGGATGGCGCGGTCGCTGGAATGCACCGTCACGCGTTCGAGCCCGTAGTCGTGCGAGGCCCAGCACCGCGTCGATGAGGTGTCCGCCCAGCCTGACGTCCCGCTCGCCCATGCCGATGACCACTTCGCCGCGCGCCATGACCACGCAGTGGTGCGAGGACGCGTTGCCCCGGCGGGGCAGCGGAGCGGCGAGTGGGAGAGGAGGGTGATGGGGTAGGGGCCGGCCCTGGTCACTCGGAAGGGGCGGGCGGGACGATGCCCTGGATGATGCCGAGGTCCAGCAAATCCTGTGGGCGCAAGCGTAGTTGGTCGGCCGTATCGCGCACCGCGTTGGCGTCGCGCTTGAGGATGGCGGCGGCGGATTCCGGGGCGATGACGGAGAAGTAGCTGTCCGGCGTCGCCCACAGCGCGTCCGGCGCGGCCAGGGCCAGCGCACCGCCGGCCCCGCCTTCCCCGATGAGCAGCGAGGTGACGGGCGTACGGACCGAGGCCAGCGCGGCGAAGACGTCCGCGATGGCCGCGCCCGCACCCGCGCGCTCGGCATCCGGGTCGTTGGCCGCGCCCGGTGTGTCCACCAGCGTGAGCACCGGTATGCCGAGCCGGTCCGCCAGCCGGATCAGCCGGGCGGCCGTACGGAAACCGGCGGGGCGCACAGCCGTACCGCACTGCGCGGCGAACGCGGTCGTGCGCCCGTCGCGCCGGCCGAATCCGCAGCGTATGCCCGTGTCGGTGCCGCCGCAGCGATCACCGCTGATCTCCTCCCGCCAGTCGAAGTACGCGTCCAGATACGCCGCGGCGCGCGGTCGCCGCTCGTCGCGGGCCGCACACACCGCCGCCCAGCCGGAAGCCGGAAGGTCGGAGGAGCCGAGGGCGTGCAGGGGTAGAGGAGGGGGCGGCGCGACTCCGGCAGGTCCGGAAGCCGCAGGTCCAGGAACCGCAGGCCGTCCAACCGCCCCAGGCCCAACTGCTCCGGGCCCGACCGCCCCACCCCCAACCCCCAGCAGCCCCAACCACCGCCCGAGCGTCGTGCGCAAGCGGTCCGGCGGGACGATGGCGTCGATCTGGCCTGCCGCCAGCTGGCCTTCGGCGCTGTACGCGTACGGGTCGGCGTCCGCCGGGCGTACCCGTGAGCCGGCGAAGCCGATCTGCGCGCCGGGCAGGGCGAGGACGACATCGGCGCCTGCGCCGAGCGTCGCCCAGCCGCCGCCGGTCGTCGGGTCGCGGACCACGGCGATCTGCGCCAGACCCGCGGCGCGGGTCAGCGCGGACTGGGCGGCCACGCGCTGGAGTTGGGTGAGCGCCCGCATGCCTTCCTGCATGCGGCTGCCGCCCGTGGCGATCAGCGACACGACCGGCAGGCGCAGCTCACGGGCGCGGGTGTAGGCGGCCACCAGCCGGTCGCCGGTGCGCTCCCCGAGGGAGCCGCCGAGGAATCCGAACTCGAAGGAGATCAGCACGGTCGGCACGCCGTCGATCCGGGCGGTGCCGCTGATCACGGACTCGCGTTCGCCGGTGCGCTCCCGGGCCCGCTGCCGCGCGGCGCCGTACCCGTCCCAGCCGAGCGGCCCGTCATCGGCTTCTGGCGCGCTGGTGGGCGGCGCGGCGTCCTCGGCCTCCGGCGCCGGGAACTCGGTGAAGTCCTCCGTCACCACGGCCACCGCCTCGCGCGCGGACCAGCGCGGCGACGGCCCACCCGAGCCGCCCGAGGCGCCGCCTGATCCGTCCGGCCCGTCCGGCGGCGAGTCCCTACGCACGGAGGTCCCGCTTCAGGATCTTGCCCATGTCGTTGCGCGGCAGGGCCTCCAGGAAGTGCACGACGCGCGGGCGCTTGTGCGGGGCGAGCTGCCGGGCCACGTGGTCGGACAGTTCGGCCGCGGTCGGGACGGGGGCGCCGTCGGGCGCGGGCGCCGGCACGATCCAGGCGACGATCCGCTCACCCAGGTCCTCGTCCGGCTCGCCGGTCACCGCGGCCTCGCTCACGCCCGGGTGCTCCAGCAGCGCGTTCTCGATCTCGCCCGCGCCGATCTTGTACCCGCCGCTCTTGATCAGGTCGGTGGCCTTGCGGCCCACGATGCGGTAGTTGCCGGCCGCGTCGCGGGTCGCCATGTCACCCGTACGGAACCAGCCGCCGTCGAAGGCCGCCGTGGTGGCGTCCGGGCGGTTGAGGTACTCGACGAAGAGGTTCGGGCCGCGGACCTGGATCTCGCCCACCGTCTCGCCGTCGCTGTCCTCGACGGCTTGGCCGGATTCGTCGACGAGCCGGACGTACACCCCCGGCAGCGGCACGCCGACGCTGCCGGGCGCGGGCTCGCCGTCGGCCCGTACGCTCGTGTTCATCAGGGTCTCGGTCATGCCGTACCGCTCGATGACGCGGCAGCCGGCGGCCGCGGCGAGCCGGTCGTGGTCGCTGCGCGGCAGCGCCGCCGAGCCGGACACCAGCAGCCGGGCCCCGCCCAGGGCCTTGGCCAGCGCCTCGTTCTCCCCGGCCTCGACGGCCAGGCGGTGGTACATCGTCGGTACGCCGAACAGCATCGTGCCGTCCGCGGCCAGCTCCCGGGCGACGCCCTCGGTGCTGAACCGCCCAAGGTGGTGCACGCTGCCGCCGCGCCGCAGCGGCCCGAGGACGCCCAGCACCAGGCCGTGCACATGGAACAGCGGCAGTCCGTGCACGAGTACGTCGTCAGCGGTCCACTGCCAGGCTTCCGCCAGCGCGTCGAGGGTGTGCGCGACGGCCCGGCGGGGGATGACGACGCCCTTGGGCGGGCCGGTCGTGCCGGACGTGTAGACGATCAGGGCGGGGGACTCGGTGTCCGGCTCGTACGGCAGGGGCGGCACCTCCTCGTCGGCGCCGGACAGGTCCACGTCGAGGCGGGGGAGCGCGGCCAGCGCGCCGGGCAGATCGGCGTCCGGCTCGGACAGTACGAGCGAGGGGCCGCTGTCCGAGACGATGTGCGCCAGCTCGCTCTCGCCGATCTTCGGGTTGACGGGCACGGCAGGCACCCCGGCGAGCAACGCGCCCACCACGGCGACGGCGGTCTCCAGCGTGGGGGTGGCCCAGACGGCCACTCGGGGCGCGTCGCCCAGGCGGTCGGCGAGCCGGCCCGCCACCGCGGCCAGTTGGCGGTAGCTGAGCGCACGCTCGCCGAAGCGCAGTGCGGGCTGTGGCGACGCATCGCTCAGCGCCGGAAAGAGCACGTTCACCAGGTCTCCCTCGTCCTCGTCGTCCCACGTCGGTGCTGCCCGCCCGGACCTGCCGGAAACGGGCCGACCCCACCACTTTGGCAGAGACCACCGACAACGCGATCACACGGCACCGCGAGGAAGCACACCGGAGCCGCGCCGCCCGGACGCGGCACCGGGCCCGGCCTCGAAACGTCCTCGGAACCGTCCTTGAAGCCGGGCTCGGAAACAGCCCTGGGAACACCCGGTCACCGCGCCACCCGCCGCACCGCCCACCGCGCCACCCGCCGCACCGCCGCCCCCCCCGCACCGGACCGCCCGGCTCACCCGGTCACCCGCTCACCCAGCGAAACCCCCCATCTTGCGGAAGTCCCAGGACACCACCGCATCCGGAACCAGCCGCAGCCACGCGTGCCGGCCGTCGTGCGGCATTTCTTCCAGCCCGAAGTACTTCATGGCGAACAATCGTTCCGGCTTGCCCAGTTCCGGGCAGGCGCCGCCCGTCCGCGGCACCTCGCCGACGATCTCCGCGCGGCCGCGCAGCTCCGCCCCGCGCAGCTCCCCGTAGTCGTGCCCGTCGTCGACGGCCACCGCGATCCGGGGGTCCTTGCGCAGCTGCGCCCACCGCTTGCTCCGGGTGACCGAGTACAGCCAGAGCGCCGTGCCGTCCCAGACGAACCACAGGGGGCCGATGTGCGGCGTACCGTCCTCGCTCACCGTGGCCACCCGGCAGGTGCGCTGCTCCGCCAGGAAGGCGTCCAGTTCCCGCGGCGTCATCATGACGCGGCGTCCGCGCCGCTGTGTGCCGGTCATCCGTCGACCACCTCCGCTGTGCGGCGGCCGGGCGCGGCCCGCACCGGCCTGTCCGCGTGTCGGGAAGCATGCTGGGGTGTCTTCCTTACGGACGCAATGGCGGCTACGCTCGCGCGGCCCACGGGCGTACGACCACTCACCAGGAGGGCCGATCCGATGCCATCAGGCGCGCGCCTCTTCGAGCTGACCGATCCGGCGACGACGGCGCTGCTCACGGTCGAGTGCCAGCGCGGGGTCGTCGGACCGGACAGCGCGCTGCCGGAACTCGCCGACGCGGCCCGCACGTCGGGTGCCCTGGGCCGGGTGGCCCGGCTGGCCGCCGCCGCGCACGACGCGGGCGTGCAGGTCCTGCACGCCGTCGCCGAGCGCCGCCCCGACGGCCGGGGCGCCAACCGCAACGCGCGCCTGTTCGCCGCCGCCGAGCGCCTGCCCGTACAGCAGCTCGCCGGTACGACCGCGGTACGGATCGCCGACCCGGTGCCCGTCTCCGAGGACGACCTGATCGTCCGCAGGCTGCACGGCCTGTCACCGATCGCCGGTACGGGCGTGGACCCGCTGCTGCGCAACCTCGGCTGCCGGACGCTCGTGATCGTCGGGGTGTCGGCGAACGTGGCGGTCCCCAACGCCGTCTTCGACGCGGTCAACCTCGGCTATACGGCGGTGGTGCCCGCCGACGCCATCGCCGGCGTACCGGCCGACTACACCGCGGCGATGGTCCGGCACACCCTCGCGCTCGTCGCCACGGTGACGACCACCGAAGAGCTGCTCACCTGCTGGAAGCGCCCGCGCCGGACCCGGCCCGCCGCCGGGTGAACCGCCCGGCCGCCGCCGACGGGCGGCCCCGTCAGCCCAGCTTGATCGCTCCACCCTCCACGCTCACCTTGGCCGCGGGCAGCCCCTGCGTGGCGGGACCATGGCGGACGCTGCCGTCGTCGATGGCGTACTTGCTGCCGTGGCACGGGCAGTTGATCGTGCCGCCCGCCACCTCGTTCACCAGGCACCCCTGATGCCGGCACACCGCCGAGAACGCCTTGAACTCGCCCGCGGCGGGCTGCGTCACCACGACCTTGCGGTCCTTGAAGACCTTGCCGCCGCCCTCGGGGATGTCCGCGGTCTTCGCCAGCGCATCCCCGGCCGCGCCGCCGCCCTTCGACGCGCCGCTGTCCCCGGCCCCGTCACCCCCGGCCGCCGCCGACGACGACGGCCCGGACGGTGCGGACGACGCGCTGTCGCCGTACCCTTCCGAGCCGTTCCCGCACGCCGCGAGCGCGGCGGCCAGCCCCGCCGCGCCGGCCGCCGCGACGACCGTACGGCGTCCTGTTCCCGCGCCCGTCCGCGCTGACGCTGCCTGCTGGGTCATGATGTGCCTCCGGCTCTCGGTGCCTGTTCCAGGCCCGTGGGCGCCGCGTCCGTCCCGTGAGCGGTGCGCGCCACGTGGTCCGTGCGTCCCATGGGCGTTGTGGAAGTTCCATACGGATACGGAGCCACGGCCGTTCAGTTCCCGCCGCGCGCCGGGCAGAAGACCAATCCCCGCTTAGCGCGCCACGCAGCGGATAAAACCCCGCCCGGCACGTCGCGCAGCAGATCACACCTTGCCCAGCGCCTCCAGCAGGAAGTCGCGTTCGAAGCGGAGCAGGTTCTCGCGGACCGCCGGGTCGCCCACCGAGTGGCCGGCCCCCGGCAGCGGCAGCACGCTGTGCCGCTTGCCGGCGGCCAGCAGTTCCGCGGAGAAGCGCAGGGTGTGCGCGGGTGCCACGTTGTCGTCCGACAGCCCTTGGACGAGGAGCAGCGGACGGCGCAGCAGGTGGCCCGAACCCACCAGGGAGGAGCGCGTGTAGTGGTCCGGTGCCTCCTGGGGATGGCCGAGGTAACGCTCCTTCCAGTGGGTGTCGTACAGCCGCTGGTCCGTGGGCGCGGCGCCGGCGACCGCCGCGTGGAAGACGTCGGGGCGGTGCAGGACCGCGGCGGCGGACAGGAAGCCGCCGAACGACCAGCCGCGGATCGCCACCCGCGTCAGGTCCAGGCACGGGAAGCGCGCGGCGGCCGCGTGCAGCGCGTCGACCTGGTCCTCCAGTACGGGCGTGAGCTGGTCGCCATGGACGGTCTTCTCCCAGGCGGGCCCCCGGCCCGGGGTGCCGCGCCCGTCCGCGAGCAGTACGGCGAAGCCTTCCTCGGCGAACCACTGCGCCACACAGACGAACCACTCGCGCGCCTGTATGGCGACCTGGATGCTCGGCCCTCCGTACGGGCAGAGCAGTACGGGCAGCTTGCCGCCCGCGTCGCGGTCGTACCAGGACGGCAGGTACAGCGCGCCGCGCAACTCCCTCTCCCCGAGGACGAGGTGTACCGGACGTGGAGTGACGACCGGATCTTCGCCGAGCGAGGCGATGCTTCCGGAGCGGGCGTCCTGCCCGCGCTTGTGAACGTCGGTCACCGGCCCGTCCGGTGTGAGCCCGGTCAACACCACCGTGCCGCCCCCGACCACGGCCGTGAACACCCCCGGCTGCCCGCTCAGCCTGCGCAGGCCGTCCTCCGGCCCCCACCGCCACACGTGGGTCGTCGTCGGCTCCTCACTGGCGGTGAACCACACTTCCTCGCCCACCACGGCGACGACCTCGCGCACCTGTAGTCCGGGCGGCGTGACGGTACTGCCGCCCACCCTCAGGTGCCGCGTCCCGGCTGTGTCCTCGGGCAGGACCAGCGCTCCCGAAGCCGTACGGGCCGGAGTCCCGGGCACGATCTCGACCCAGGCGGCGTCGGTGCGCTCGTGCAGGACCTCGGTCGCGCCGGTGGCCTCGTCGACCGCCAGTGTGCGCAGCGTGCGCTGGTCCCGGCTCTGTACGCCGACGAGCGGCCCGTGCCCGTCCCAGGCCGCACTGACCAGGTACTCGTATGCGTCCCGGTCCCCGCCCACCTCGACACGCGGCGCCTCGGAGCCGTCCACCGGCACGATGTGGAGCGACACGTCCGCGTTGGCCGTCCCCGCCGAGGGGTACGGAACGGCGCGCGGCGCCTGCTCCGGGTGCGCCGGGTCGCTGATGTAGCGCCGCGCCACATGGGAGGTGTCGACCCTGGCCACCAGGATGCGGCGGCTGTCGGGCGCCCACCAGTAGCCGCGCGTACGGCCCATCGACTCGCTCGCGACGTACTCGGGCAGTCCGTACGCGACGTCCGGGCCTTCCGGGGCGGCCAGTTGCCGGTCCTTCCCGTCCTCCAGGCCGACGATGTGCAGCGCGCCCCCGGTCACGTACGCGACGTACCGCCCGTCCGGAGAGGGCCGGGGATCGACGGCGGGTCCGGCGGCCGGTACGGGGAAGGGGGCGCCCCCGTCCGTACGGACCGCCCACAGCGCGCCGGACAGCGCGAAGGCCACCACACGCGCCGCCGCGTCGGTCGCGTACGCCACCACGCCGGTGGCATGCTCACGCGCCCGCTCCCGGCGGGCCCGCTCCGCCTCGGGCAGCCGGCCCTCGGAATCCGGCTCCCCTCCCAGCGACGCCGGGTCGACGATCACCCGCTCCGCCCCGTCCTCGTACAGCCACAACCGGCTCACGGGATCGCTGCCGCCGCCGGTACGGGTGAACAGCACCCGGCGCCCGTCCGGAGAGACGCCGAACCGGCGCGGCACCCCGAGGGAGAAGCGCTGGGTCAGCGCGAACTGGCGGGGAAACGCGGAGGTTTCTGAAGCGGCTTGGGCAGATGCGGAATGGTCTGAAGTGGCCTCGGAAGAAGCGGAAGCGGTTCTGGACAATCCGGAAGAGTCATCAACAGCCGTCATGACGGGACTCTTTCATTCCGCCCGTCCCGGCTTCCACCGCTTTCGCCGCCCGGCCGCCGGCGGCGGAAACCGTGGGCCGGCCGCGGCATGCGCAGGCCGTACGGCACGACGAAGCCCCGCGGACGGGGGAACCGCGGGGCTTCGTAGGACAAGTGTACATGTATTCAGGTGTTACGCCCTATCGGGCACGATGGGTCCTCTTCCGGGGGCTTGCGGCATGCCGGAGCGACCAGAGCCGCAGCGGGGCAGAGTCGGAGCGGGTCAAAGCCGGAGCGGGTCAGAACAGACCCGGCAGGAACCCTCCGCGCGCGGTGCCCGAGCCCAGCAGGTGAGGCCAGTCGAGTACCTCGGGAAGGGCGTCGAGGGACAGGACCACCGCGCCACCGGCCGCTTCGACGTCGGTGCACCAGGCGGCCATCTCACCGGGCCCGTCTGTCCCGCCGGTCCCACCGGCCGCGCCGTCACCGCCTCCGCTCCCGCCGTCTCCGTCGATCACCGGCGCGACGAAGGCGGGAATCATGATCCCGGCCTCACCGGGCCCGTCCACGACGCACAGGGTGAGTTTGGGGAGGATGCTCCAGCCGTCGCACCGGGGCACCGCTCCGTCGGGCGCGGTCAGGACCGGCAGGGCGTCGTGCACGGGAGCTTCGGACAACAGGAGTACGGGAGTGGCACCCCGTATGAACAGGGTCTTCTCCGGGTCGAGCAGCATGGGGCCACTCTCTCAGGCCCGCCGGACCGACGGTGCGCCAGGGCGGGAAACCGCGGCACGGCCCCCGCCCATGGCCGCTCGTACGGTCACTGCGCCGTCATCGCGACGTAAGCGCCCGTTGCCAGGCTGAGGCGCAGCGCAGTGCTCACCAGCTGCAGCGCATGCTCACCAGCCAAGGAGATGCTCGTATGCGATCCAGACGCGTAGCGGTCACGGCGGCCCTGACGGTGGCGATGTCCGCCGCACTGCTGTCGCCCATGGCCCACGCCGCCCCGGCGGCCCGGTCGACGACGGTGGCGGCGTGCTCCTGGAGCCCCGAACTGCTCACGGTGCCCGCGCGCTACACCGGAGGCGGGCAGATCACCGCCGCCGACAGCCAGGGCGGATACGCCGGTACGGGCGCCATCACCTATTCGTGGGGCACCACCACCCGCGAGGTGCTGCGCTGGGAGGGCGGCCAGGCCACCGAATTCGCCCGCCCGAAGGGCCTGGCCCAGCCGACGGTGACGGGCGTCAACCGCGACGGCACCGTGGTGGGCGACGTGAACGCCGAGGACTCGGAGCGGCATGCCTTCCGCACCCGCGACGGCAAACTGGAGAGGCTGCCCGAGCCGGCGGGCACCACGGCGTCCTGGGCGACCGGGATCAACGACGTCGGCGACATCGTCGGCCACGTCGCCGTGCTCGCCCGGCAGGGCATCGACAGCTACTACGTGCACACCGCGGTGCTGTGGCCCGCGAACGCGCCCGGAACCGTCGTCAAGCTGTCGGGCGGCCTGCCGGGCACCGGCCAGACCAAGGCGACCGGCATCGACCAGGACGGCACCGTACTGGTGGAACACATGAAGACCAGGACCGACGCGTTCGATCCCGCGGCCCTCTACCTGTGGCGCGAGGGCGGCGCGCGCAAGCTGAGCCTGCCTTCCGGTACGGCGGTGGTGCACGGCAACGGCATCTCCAACGGCCGGGTGGCGGGCGTGACCCAGCCCTCGTCGGACGCGGACGGCCAGGGCGTCCTGTGGGACCGCGACGGCACCCCGCTGCGCCCCGAGCACAGCGCGAGCGTCAACTCCGTGAACAGCTCCGGCCAGTCCGTCGGCTGGACCACTGGCGGTGGCGGCGACGCCGTATGGCAGCTCGATCGCCGTACCGCCACCCTGCCGGGCGCCCTCGGGCTGAGTGCCTCGGCGGACGACGGCGCACTCGCCGGCTGGAGCCGCCCCGACGGCGGGAACGGCCACAACCAGCCGACGGTGTGGCGCTGCCGCTGACGCCGTGGGCCGCTGTGCGGCTTCTCCGTGAGCTGTGGCCCCTGAAATCCCCGGAATTCCGCGCTTGCACCGGGGACAGGGGCCACCCGAAGCGCCAGGGGCAGGCTTCGGCGTACGGGCTCGCTTGCACACCGCTGCCGCTCTCGATCCTCGCTGCCGCGGGGTTCTCATACGGAGCGCACGCTCCCGTAGCGCCGGCCACGGAATAGCGGACGACGCCCCGGCTTACCCCACCGCCGCCGTCCGAACCCCCCATGCGACGAGCACAGCTCCCGCCAGACGACTCATCCGACGTCGGAACCGGGGCGTGTCGATCGCCGTACGCGCGGCCGCCACCACGGTCGTCCAGAACAGCAGCCACACGAGTACGACGGCGATATGCGCGAGGGCAAGGGCCGCGACCTGCGGTGCGATCGGGCGGCCGGGCGTGAGGAATTGCGGTACCAGGGTGAGATACACCGACGCGGCCTTCGGATTGAGAACGTTCGACCACAAACCCTGCGCGAAACCCCCGAGCCGGGCCCACGGCAAACACCACCGCGTCCGCCGCCGTATCCCGGTTTCGGCCTCTCGGCCCGCCGCACGCCACATGGTCACGCCCAGCCAGACGAGATAGCCGCCGCCCAGGAGTTTCACCACCGTCAACGCCTGTGCCGACGACATCACCAGTGCTGACAACCCGACCGCGGCACATGCCGCGTGCACCAGGAACCCACCCGCCGGGCCGAGCGTGACGAGCGCACCGTCCGCCCGCGACCCGGCGATCACCTGCTGCGTGACCAGGGTGAGGCTGGTGCCGGGAATCAGTGTGAGGGGGATGACCGTGGCCACGAAGCCGAGTACCTGATGCCACTGCACACCATCGAGCCTATCGAGGGCGTGGCTTCCGCATTCGGCTTCTCCCGGCCCGCCGATTCAACGTTCCGACAGCTGCGATGACGTCTCCTGGACCAGCCGACCATTGCCGCCCGGACCTCAAAGAAACCTCCCCCCCTCAACCCTGCCGATACCCCGTCAGAAACCGCCCGATCCTACCGATCGCCGATTCCAGTTCATCGGCGTGCGGGAGGGTGAGGATGCGGAAGTGGTCAGGGGACGGCCAGTTGAAGCCGGTGCCCTGGACGACCTGGATCTTTTCGCGCAGCAGCAGGTCCAGGACGAACCGCTCGTCGTCGTGGATCTTGTGTACGGCGGGGTCGATGCGCGGGAACGCGTACAGTGCCCCCTTCGGTTTGACGCACGACACGCCCGGGATCTCGTTCAGCTTCTGCCAGGCCCGGTCGCGCTGCTCGTACAGCCTGCCGCCGGGGGCGGTCAGCTCGCGGATGGAGTTCGGGCTGCCGAGCGCGGCCTGAATGGCGTACTGCGCGGGCGCGTTGGGGCACAGGCGCATGGAGGCCAGCATGGTCAGCCCCTCCAGGTAGTTCCGCGCGTGCTGCCGCGGGCCGGTGACCACGAGCCAGCCCGAGCGGAACCCCGCCACCCGGTATGTCTTGGACAGGCCGCCGAAGGTCAGCACGACCAGGTCCGGGGCCAGGGATGCCGCGGGGAGGTGCTCGGCGTCGTCGTAGACGATCTGGTCGTAGATCTCGTCGGCGAAGACCATCAGCTGGTTCCGGCGGGCGAGGTCGAGCATCCCGTCGAGGATCTCGCGCGGGTACACCGCGCCCGTCGGGTTGTTGGGATTGATGATCACAAGGGCCTTGGTGCGGTCCGTGATCTTCGAGGCCAGGTCGTCGAGGTCCGGGTACCAGTCGGCGGACTCGTCGCACAGGTAGTGCACGGCGCGCCCGCCGGCGAGCGTGGTCACCGCCGTCCACAGCGGGAAGTCCGGCGCGGGTACGAGGACCTCGTCACCGTCCTCCAGCAGCGCCTGCACGGCCATGCTGACCAGCTCGGACACGCCGTTGCCCAGGAAGACGTCATCGACCCCGACCTCGGGTAGGCCCTGCGCCTGGCAGCGCTGGGCGACCGCGCGCCGCGCGGAGAGGATGCCGCGCGAGTCGGTGTACCCGTGGGCCTGCGGCAGCATCCGGATCATGTCCTGGACGATCTCCTCCGGCGCCTCGAACCCGAACAGGGCGGGGTTGCCCGTGTTCAGGCGCAGCACGCTGTGCCCCGCCTCCTCCAGAGCGTTGGCGTGCTCGATCACCGGTCCGCGGATCTCGTAACAGACCTCGCTCAGCTTGCTCGACTGCCGGAATTCCATGCGGTGGCCTCCCAGGGCTTCGTTGCGTACTTGGTTTTACCAAGTAGGAGCTTGGCAAGTCCAATGTCTTCTCTAGACTGCTGCCATGCCTCGCCGCCGAAGCTATGACCACTACTGCGCCGCCGCCCGTGCCCTGGACGCCGTCGGCGACCGGTGGACCCTGCTGATCGTCCGGGAACTCCTCGCAGGCCCCCGCCGCTACACCGACCTCCACGCCGACCTGCCCGGCATCAGCACCGATGTCCTGGCCTCCCGCCTGAAGGACATGGAGCGCGAGGAACTGGCCGCCCGCCACCGCCTCCCCCCGCCCGCCGCCTCCTACGTGTACGAACTCACACCACGGGGCCGGCAGTTGCAGCCCGTCCTGGCCGCACTCGCGGAATGGGGCGCACCGGACCTGCCGGACCGCCGCCCCACCGACGCCGTACGCGCCCACTGGCACGCCCTCCCACTCCTCCGGCTGCTCACCGAAGCGGCGGGCGGCCTCGCGGGCGTGGTCGACGTGGTGCTCGACTCGGGAACCTTCCACCTGCGTACGGGTGGCGGCTTTCCGCTGTACGGCGACGGCGCGGCGGAGAAGGCCGATGCGCGGGTCACGTTGCGGTCCGACGCTTGTGAAGCCCTTGTCGGCGGACGGCTCACCTTCGGGGAAGGGCTGAGATCCGGCCGGATCGAGGTGGAAGGGGAAGGCGAGTTGGCGGAGCGGCTGCGTGCAGCACAGTGATGATGGCCCGCCCTCCCCGTACAGCGATGCCCTTGTCGCGCGGCGCTGGCCCCTGCCGCACCGCGATGCCCCCTGCCGTACCGCCAAGACATACGTGCACAAATCTCTCCCATACGCCAGAATCCCGGCATGCGAATCGTGATTTTGAGCGGTGGAGAGAGCACGGAACGAGATGTCTCCCTTGCCTCGGGACGGTCGGTGGCCCGCGCCCTGCTGGAACGGAGACACGAGGTGGTGCTGATCGACCCGGCCGCCGCGGAGCCGGTGCTGGCCGGGCCGCTGCGTCCCGGTGACGCGGTCGACGCGGTGGCGGTCGGCAAGGAACCGCCGTCCCTGTCGGACCAACAGCGACTGCGGGAGCGCATGCACGCCGCCCT includes:
- a CDS encoding acyl-CoA synthetase, whose product is MNVLFPALSDASPQPALRFGERALSYRQLAAVAGRLADRLGDAPRVAVWATPTLETAVAVVGALLAGVPAVPVNPKIGESELAHIVSDSGPSLVLSEPDADLPGALAALPRLDVDLSGADEEVPPLPYEPDTESPALIVYTSGTTGPPKGVVIPRRAVAHTLDALAEAWQWTADDVLVHGLPLFHVHGLVLGVLGPLRRGGSVHHLGRFSTEGVARELAADGTMLFGVPTMYHRLAVEAGENEALAKALGGARLLVSGSAALPRSDHDRLAAAAGCRVIERYGMTETLMNTSVRADGEPAPGSVGVPLPGVYVRLVDESGQAVEDSDGETVGEIQVRGPNLFVEYLNRPDATTAAFDGGWFRTGDMATRDAAGNYRIVGRKATDLIKSGGYKIGAGEIENALLEHPGVSEAAVTGEPDEDLGERIVAWIVPAPAPDGAPVPTAAELSDHVARQLAPHKRPRVVHFLEALPRNDMGKILKRDLRA
- a CDS encoding GrpB family protein, with the protein product MGERIIEVVPYDPAWPAQAAEAIMDVRGALAGAITEIEHIGSTAVPGLAAKPIIDLMAAAGQFAAVEAREEALSRLGYRRDHNGMANRLLYVRGDDRRRTHHLHVVTLESWPSRNQRILRDHLRKYPADAARYARLKQSLAATGASSDTYTEAKTELIQELTDRARAERGLPAAPVWE
- a CDS encoding carboxyl transferase domain-containing protein, with the protein product MAVVTEDFTEFPAPEAEDAAPPTSAPEADDGPLGWDGYGAARQRARERTGERESVISGTARIDGVPTVLISFEFGFLGGSLGERTGDRLVAAYTRARELRLPVVSLIATGGSRMQEGMRALTQLQRVAAQSALTRAAGLAQIAVVRDPTTGGGWATLGAGADVVLALPGAQIGFAGSRVRPADADPYAYSAEGQLAAGQIDAIVPPDRLRTTLGRWLGLLGVGGGAVGPGAVGPGAVGRPAVPGPAASGPAGVAPPPPLPLHALGSSDLPASGWAAVCAARDERRPRAAAYLDAYFDWREEISGDRCGGTDTGIRCGFGRRDGRTTAFAAQCGTAVRPAGFRTAARLIRLADRLGIPVLTLVDTPGAANDPDAERAGAGAAIADVFAALASVRTPVTSLLIGEGGAGGALALAAPDALWATPDSYFSVIAPESAAAILKRDANAVRDTADQLRLRPQDLLDLGIIQGIVPPAPSE
- a CDS encoding cysteine hydrolase family protein, coding for MPSGARLFELTDPATTALLTVECQRGVVGPDSALPELADAARTSGALGRVARLAAAAHDAGVQVLHAVAERRPDGRGANRNARLFAAAERLPVQQLAGTTAVRIADPVPVSEDDLIVRRLHGLSPIAGTGVDPLLRNLGCRTLVIVGVSANVAVPNAVFDAVNLGYTAVVPADAIAGVPADYTAAMVRHTLALVATVTTTEELLTCWKRPRRTRPAAG
- a CDS encoding pyridoxamine 5'-phosphate oxidase family protein, with translation MTGTQRRGRRVMMTPRELDAFLAEQRTCRVATVSEDGTPHIGPLWFVWDGTALWLYSVTRSKRWAQLRKDPRIAVAVDDGHDYGELRGAELRGRAEIVGEVPRTGGACPELGKPERLFAMKYFGLEEMPHDGRHAWLRLVPDAVVSWDFRKMGGFAG
- a CDS encoding Rieske (2Fe-2S) protein, encoding MTQQAASARTGAGTGRRTVVAAAGAAGLAAALAACGNGSEGYGDSASSAPSGPSSSAAAGGDGAGDSGASKGGGAAGDALAKTADIPEGGGKVFKDRKVVVTQPAAGEFKAFSAVCRHQGCLVNEVAGGTINCPCHGSKYAIDDGSVRHGPATQGLPAAKVSVEGGAIKLG